One Littorina saxatilis isolate snail1 linkage group LG1, US_GU_Lsax_2.0, whole genome shotgun sequence genomic window carries:
- the LOC138963660 gene encoding proteasome subunit alpha type-7-like, translating into MRHHTIDISGCLTPHKSKMSDRYDRAITVFSPDGHLFQVEYAQEAVKKGSTAVGVRGDNLVVLGVEKKAVAKLQEERTVRKIALLDEHVALAFAGLTADARILINRARIECQSHKLTVEDPVTVEYITRHIAQLKQKYTQSNGRRPFGLSSLIIGFDFDGTPHLYQTDPSGTYHEWKANTIGRSAKTVREFLEKHYTDEVAVSDTETIKLALKALLEVVQSGAKNMEVAVMRRGKPLQMLESEEIEKYITEIEKEREEEAEKKKQKK; encoded by the exons ATGCGGCATCATACTATTGACATTTCCGGTTGCTTGACACCGCACAAAAGCAAAATGAGTGACCGGTACGATCGCGCTATTACTGTTTTTTCTCCTGATGGACATTTGTTCCAGGTCGAATATGCACAGGAAGCCGTCAAGAAAGGTTCAACAGCG GTTGGTGTAAGAGGAGACAACCTGGTTGTGCTTGGTGTAGAAAAGAAAGCAGTAGCAAAACTACAAGAAGAACGAACAGTCCGGAAAATTGCCCTCCTTGATGAACATGTGGCACTTGCTTTTGCTG GCCTGACAGCTGATGCCAGAATCTTGATCAACAGAGCGCGAATCGAATGCCAGAGTCATAAACTGACGGTGGAAGATCCTGTGACCGTTGAATACATCACAAGACACATTGCTCAACTGAAACAG AAATACACACAAAGCAATGGTCGACGTCCGTTTGGACTATCATCACTGATCATCGGCTTTGATTTTGATGGCACACCACATCTCTACCAGACAGATCCTTCTGGAACATACCATGAATGGAAG GCAAACACAATAGGCCGCAGTGCAAAGACGGTGCGGGAATTCCTGGAGAAACACTACACAGATGAGGTTGCCGTCAGCGACACGGAGACAATCAAGCTGGCTTTGAAAGCCTTGCTAGAGGTCGTCCAGTCTGGCGCCAAGAACATGGAAGTGGCAGTGATGCGACGAGGAAAACCATTACAG ATGCTGGAGTCTGAGGAGATTGAGAAGTACATCACAGAgattgagaaagagagggaagagGAAGCGGAGAAGAAAAAGCAGAAGAAATGA